The genomic window GAGGAAGCTGGCGATCCGAGGTGACATGAAGGCGAGGTCGGCTTCGAGCAGGGCGACGTCGATGATCTCGCCGACATCGTGCCTCTGCTGCCTGACCAGCGCGGCCGCGATGGCGTACGCGGCGACAGTGCCGGCCGCGACATCGGACAGAGCGGTGCTGACGCGCTGCGGTACTCCGGCTTCACCCGTGACGCTCATCATCCCGGAGCGGGCCTGGGCGATCAGGTCGTATCCCGGGAGCGCGGCATCGGGGCCGTCGATACCGAATCCCGACAGCGCGCAGATCACGAGCCGAGGAAAGCGTTCACGCAGTGCGTCGAGCCCCAGGCCGTGCCGCTCGAGCTTGGCCGGATTCAGGTTCTCGATGAACACGTCCGCGGTCTCCAGCAGCCGGAAGAGCACCTCACGGCCCTGCTCACCGCGTATGTCGAGGCACAAGCTCTTCTTGTTGCGGTTGACCGACAGGAACCACGCGGCTTCGCCGTTGAGGAAGGGTGGTCCCCATCCACGGGCGTCGTCTCCACGCACGGGCTCGATCTTGATGATCTCCGCTCCCATGTCGCCGAGGTACATGGAAGTGGTCGGTGCTGCGTAGGACGACGAGATGTCGACCACGGTGATCCCGTGCA from Streptomyces sp. DSM 40750 includes these protein-coding regions:
- a CDS encoding CaiB/BaiF CoA transferase family protein, encoding MNASAGPLHGITVVDISSSYAAPTTSMYLGDMGAEIIKIEPVRGDDARGWGPPFLNGEAAWFLSVNRNKKSLCLDIRGEQGREVLFRLLETADVFIENLNPAKLERHGLGLDALRERFPRLVICALSGFGIDGPDAALPGYDLIAQARSGMMSVTGEAGVPQRVSTALSDVAAGTVAAYAIAAALVRQQRHDVGEIIDVALLEADLAFMSPRIASFLAGDPEPRPCGGTDSVVAIYQTFRTSDRPIVVAVGNDKIWLHACAALGLDELAQRPDLATNAGRRARRDEVVNAFQSVLTTRTSQEALKALQDVGVPCARINSLSEVVDDPQVEAREAIVSQEHPRAGVFRGVASPWRLGSQRSRAPRLPAPLRGEHGRDILTSAGFDDERIADLAEAGVVWVP